DNA from Actinomycetota bacterium:
GCCGGCAAGCTCCAGGCCATCCGGACCCTCGGCGGGCACCGCAGGTTCCGGGAGTCCGAGGTCAGGGCGTACCTCGACCAGCAGCGCGGGAGCACCAGCGTTTGACCCGACGGCCGACCTGACAGGTCGCCGTCACCAGTTCCCTCTGGACGCGGAGGCACCGTCGACCGGACAGGTCCGACGGGCCCAGGCCGCTCCCTCGTTGAGAGGGGTAGCCGGGTGGACATCACGGGGGCCGGATCCTCAGATCCGGCCTTCGTGCTGTCCGGAGGTGGCGGGGACCGCGAGCATCACCTGGTAGACGGGCCGCGGCACGGGTCCGAACCGCATCTTGTACCTCTCGTCTCCCCTCAGGAAGTCGAAGCGCGCCTTGCCCTCCGCTATCGCCTGCTCGATGAGGTGGCCTATGAGGACCATCCCCGGAGCGAGCTTCGCCAGGTCGGGTCGGAACGAGGAGTTGTACAGCTCGAGGGAGCCGCGGAAGTCGTAGGAGAAGGTACACGCGACGGGCTCCCCGTCGAGGTCGAGCACGTCGAGGCGCGCCATCCCGAACAGGAACAGGTCGGCGGCGAGTCGACGGAAGAACCTCTCTCGCTCCTCGGTGAAGAACGCGGCCTTCTCGCCGGGCGCCTGCCGATGGAACTCGAAGAAGGCGGCCAGGTCGTCCTCCCACCCGACCTCGTGCGCCCGGCGCACGGTCACCTTCCCTGCCTCATCGAGCCGACGACGCTTCCGGCGCAGCTCGTGGCGATCGTGCCCGCTCAGCGAGGCGAGGTACTCGTCGAAGGTCGCCGGCAGAACGATCTCAGGGGAGACGTCGACCTGCTCGGACGCGTGGGCCAGCCCCTTCTCGTCGGCGACGGACCCTACGACGTCCCGCCAGCGCTCCGTCGACGGGACGGAGTGGAACCTGAGCCGCCTGAACCCACCCTCCGTGAAGGCCCAGTCGAGGAAGAACGAGAGGGCGTGCGCCTCCCGCCCCGGTACGGCGACCGGGACCTGCTGGTCGGTGACGTCCTCCCCGCCCAAGAACGTGAGCAGGCCCGACTCCGAGACGCACCGGCAGCCCGGGAAGACGGCGATCGGGTCGCCGTCGTCCCAGACGGTGGCGAGGAGCAGCTCACCCGACCCCAGCGTCTCCCACCAGGCCTGCAGCCACGAAGGCGTGGAGAAGACGCCGGCGTCGCGGTCCTGCTCCAGGACGCGCTCCCAGGGCCGGATCACGTCCGGGCTCCAGGAATCGGACAGCGAGAGGCGCAGGGCCACGGCACGACGGTATAGCAAGGGGAAGGGACCCGCGGGGAGCGGGTCCCTTCCGTGGTGCGGGGAGGGGGGGTGTAGCTCTCTGGTCGTTCAGGCGGCCCGGGTGGACGAACCCTTGCGGCGCTCGCGCAGGGAGACGATCGCCTGGCGGGCGTCGGTGCTCAGGTCGCGGACGGCCTTGCGCGCCTCGACCGGCACGTCCTCCAGCGAGCGCCGGACGTCGGCGAAGCGTGCGCGCAGTCGGACGATGACCACCTCGCCGCGCTCCCCGAGCTCGACGGTCGTGCGGCGCAGCGCGGGCTCCACGTCCTTCAACTGCTCGAGGACGGGGGTCGTCCGGATGTTGCGCACGGCGGGGATCTCGCGCACCTTCTCGGTCACGAGGTCTACCGTGCCGAGCACCACGTAGGTGCTCCGCTCAAGACGCTTCATGGCTCTTACCTCCTGTTGTCGCCTGACGGGTCTGACGTCGATTGGCCCTTCGCTCCGCGGTCTCGATCCGGGAGCGCTCGTACAGCTCCGCGATCACCCGCTTCTGCTTGTCGGTGAGGCCCGGGTCCCGGAAGATCGCCGCTAGCACGTCCCCGTTCTCGGGTGGCTGATCGACCAACCCAGCCTGGGCGTAGAGCGCGTCGGCGCTGGTCCGCATCGCGGCCGCCATCGCGTGCATGATGCGGTTCACGACCTCGGCGCTCGGTCGACGCAGGCCTCTCTCGATCTGGCTGAGGTACGGGTTGGAGACCCCTGAGAGGTCGGCCAGCTTGCGCAGGGAGACTTGGCCGCGCCTGCGCTGCTCCCGGATGAAGCCGCCGACGTCGGGGATGTGGGGGGTCCCGCGCTTGATCATGTCCAGATGCTAGCAGAGTTTGCAAACTTTGCAAGCACTCGTGAATGGATGCACAAAGGCTCCCGCGGGTTGTGCCTGGCCCGATCTGCGTCGGAGGGGAGCGAAGCGAGCCGGACGCTAGCCGGCCTCAGCCCCGGCCCTGCTCCAGGCCCAGGACGACGTCGAGGAAAGTCTCGACGAGGCGGGGGTCGAAGTGCGTTCCCGACCCCGCCCGGACGATGTCCACCGCCTCGTCGAGGGTGAAGGACCTGGTCCGGTACGGGCGGTCGGACGTCAGCGCGTCGAAGACGTCGGCTATCGCGAACACCCGCGCCGCGACCGGGATCTCGTCTCCCGCCTTCCCGTAGGGGTAGCCGGTGCCGTCCCACCGCTCGTGGTGGTAGCGGATCACGTCGAAGGCGGGTTCGAGGATCTTCACGTCCGAGATCATCTGGACCCCGGCCACGGGGTGCATCCGCATGATCTTCCACTCGTCGTCGTCGAGCGGCCCGGCCTTCTGGATGACCTCGCGAGGCACCTGCCACTTCCCGATGTCGTGGAGCAGGAACCCAAGCCGGAGCTCGCGGAGGTTCGGGAGCCCGATCTCACGCGACACAGCCGACGCCCATCGGGTCGTCCGCGCGAGATGGGCCCGGGTGTCGGGGTCGCGGCCCTCCACCACCAAGGCGAACGCGAGGGCGAAGGACTCCTGGGCCTCCTCCAGCCGCTGCACGAGCTCGGCCAGACTCGTGGACTTCTCCTTCTCGAGCCGGTAGAGCATGCCGAGCTCCTCGGCGAAGATCGTCAGCTGCTCGGACAGGTCCCAGGGCGGCGTCGTGGGCTCCTCGTCCGGGATCCTCTTCTCGACCACCTATGACTCCAGCAGCGCGGTGAGCCGGCTCAGGAGGTCGAGGGCCGAGAACGGCTTCGACATGACGTCGTCCGCGCCGGCCGCCCGGGCCTCCTCCCCCGAGTCCGTAGCGGGGATGCCGCTGAGGACGAGTACCTTCGGTCCCGGCCGGATCGCCTTCAGCTTCTTGCAGATCTCGAACCCGTCCATGCCCGGGATGATCAGGTCGAGTATCACGGCGTCGGGGACGGCCCTCTCCACCTCGTCGAGGGCCTGTTCGCCGGACGAGGCCTCGGCC
Protein-coding regions in this window:
- a CDS encoding BldC family transcriptional regulator, which encodes MRRKDGLLTPGEVAALFRVDPKTVTRWAKAGKLQAIRTLGGHRRFRESEVRAYLDQQRGSTSV
- a CDS encoding GNAT family N-acetyltransferase, which gives rise to MALRLSLSDSWSPDVIRPWERVLEQDRDAGVFSTPSWLQAWWETLGSGELLLATVWDDGDPIAVFPGCRCVSESGLLTFLGGEDVTDQQVPVAVPGREAHALSFFLDWAFTEGGFRRLRFHSVPSTERWRDVVGSVADEKGLAHASEQVDVSPEIVLPATFDEYLASLSGHDRHELRRKRRRLDEAGKVTVRRAHEVGWEDDLAAFFEFHRQAPGEKAAFFTEERERFFRRLAADLFLFGMARLDVLDLDGEPVACTFSYDFRGSLELYNSSFRPDLAKLAPGMVLIGHLIEQAIAEGKARFDFLRGDERYKMRFGPVPRPVYQVMLAVPATSGQHEGRI
- a CDS encoding helix-turn-helix transcriptional regulator; this encodes MIKRGTPHIPDVGGFIREQRRRGQVSLRKLADLSGVSNPYLSQIERGLRRPSAEVVNRIMHAMAAAMRTSADALYAQAGLVDQPPENGDVLAAIFRDPGLTDKQKRVIAELYERSRIETAERRANRRQTRQATTGGKSHEAS
- a CDS encoding HD-GYP domain-containing protein — encoded protein: MVEKRIPDEEPTTPPWDLSEQLTIFAEELGMLYRLEKEKSTSLAELVQRLEEAQESFALAFALVVEGRDPDTRAHLARTTRWASAVSREIGLPNLRELRLGFLLHDIGKWQVPREVIQKAGPLDDDEWKIMRMHPVAGVQMISDVKILEPAFDVIRYHHERWDGTGYPYGKAGDEIPVAARVFAIADVFDALTSDRPYRTRSFTLDEAVDIVRAGSGTHFDPRLVETFLDVVLGLEQGRG
- a CDS encoding response regulator transcription factor; amino-acid sequence: MARILLVDDEDLVRRVVRVVLEAEGHEVAEASSGEQALDEVERAVPDAVILDLIIPGMDGFEICKKLKAIRPGPKVLVLSGIPATDSGEEARAAGADDVMSKPFSALDLLSRLTALLES